Within Tribolium castaneum strain GA2 chromosome 10, icTriCast1.1, whole genome shotgun sequence, the genomic segment TTCTGTTGTCGTTGATCGTCAGAAACGGAGTAGAGCAcactttacaaaaataacatttcttaAGCGCCGTAATTAACCGTGTCAAATCTGTGTGTATTTAATGATAAAGTCTCGTATACATAATTTACAATGTTGGTGATGCAAACTCATCTGCAACTTGAGTTATATGCCATAATTAAAtctgattaaatttatttcgtaaATCGCAAACACGTAGCTAAGGGTCCCGATGATCAGCTCGGAGTAACATCCTCTTGGCATTCCTGCTGATTTTccgaaacaaattttaattacgtccAACATGTCCGAGAAAATTTATGCAGAACCACGCCACATCATTAAGCAAATCGTACGGATTGTTTTGTTACCAACTCCAGACACGTGCAAAAAGGATAAGACACTGTGGCCCTTCTTGCGCATCCTAACTCCTCCCGACTTATTTATAGTGATTAATTGCAAGTTTGCGGAATTATGTAACTTGATAAATTGAAGGGATTAAGTTGCAGCAGACGCGCTAATATCTCAAAAGGGTATTTTTATCGATTAAAGATAATCTCGTGTTAAACCCCGCGTTTGCGTAGATTTAAATAAGACACTATATTGTGCCACGCTAGACCTAAtcttgatttttattgtcGTCAACcattatttaatataaaaattaattcagattttattatgtttttgtaGCGTAATTTTCCGCTCAATCTTGAATAAAACAcgaaaaagaaatataaataattttatctcTTTTGGGTGATAATGTAAGTAGGGCCACGAATCTCGCCTCTTACACTTTCTATAGCCAAAATTGTGGGTAGGTACTGCAAGAAGGTCAATCGGCAGCAATCCGAATTTCATCATTAATTGCAGGGAACGTTTTCAAGGTGACGAAATGAAGAATTTCACCACGTTATTATCTTTTTGTGTGAATGATCGCCTCGTTTGCATTTTGCGTAGTCACGGTGAGATTTTTGAGATTCCGTTACGACCTTATTGTAACTAAAATAACTCCGGGTTTGATCGAGCAAGTGTTTGTTCTGATAACGAAACCGTAAACATCGACTGCAGCgatttgaagaaaataataaacaaatgctTTCCGCTTGGTGGCCAACACAAATCAATTTATGGCTCGAAGAGAATTACTTAATTACTCAATTGTCGTTTTATTTTGAGCCGAGCTATTATCAAATGGAAGTGATAGCCGAGGGAGCTCGGGCTCGATGAAAAGATTCctattgaaatttatttggtcGGACACACAAGAATTCAGTCTGACTGTATTATTAGCTCAATGAAGCGACTGCGTTATACAAATTATGGAAATAACCATCAATTACATGCTTAGAAAACCCCGGCCTCGAAAACCAAAAACGACCTTTcgtcgtaaaatttaatagaatAATTTTGGTAGCGTGAGGGAAATTGTTTAATGAGGGTTTTGTTTTTCCATTTCCAGGCTGAAGATCTTATTGACGATCTGCTCTCGTTGGAATCAAGTTCCCTCGCTTCTGATAGTTTCAAAACTTCGGACAATTCGTTACCAGGAAACGatataaatatcaaaaatgaACCTTTTGTTCTTAGCGATGCTGAACTCCATGCTCTTGCAAAAGACCGACAAAAGAAAGATAACCATAATATGAGTAAGTAAAACAAGTGATTCGATCAATCGAAATGTATTGTTCAGTTCTGATTGGTTTTCAGTTGAACGTAGGCGAAGGTTCAACATAAATGATCGAATAAAAGAATTAGGTACTCTCTTGCCGAAGAATAATGATCCTTATTACGAAATAGTGCGAGACGTTCGCCCCAACAAAGGAACGATATTAAAATCATCAGTAGAATATATAAAATGTCTCAAAAACGAAGTACAAAGGCTAAAGCAATCCGAAATTagacaaaaacaaatcgaacaCATCAACAGAAGGCTGCAGCTCCGAGTCCAGGTAGGtagttatcaaaaaattcgCACTTATTAACAATAGATAAGTTGTGTCAATTTCAATCAAGCACTTGAACGTGACGCAAAATTCACATACCGCTTATAATTGATAAGTTTATTGACGACAGCTAGAAGATTTTATGTCTTGTTACCATCACACAGGAACTCGAACGCCAGATGAAATCTCACGGCTTGCCCTTATCAGAGTTCAACTTCCAAGGCTACAACTCGCCCTACAACTCCTACCAGAAGAGCCAGAACCAGCCGCCCCCGACCGCCCTCCTGCCCCCCATCATGCTGTCAGACCCCAACAAGAAGGTTCGTGCCCGCaaacgttaaaaattatttctacaaCTAAAAAACGACCAGAAAGCCCAGCCCTTAAACCGGTTTAGCGCCTCATTTGTCCCACGAATGactaattgaccaataaaaatcacctcctacttgtttatctggtgcacaaaaaattgcaaggcgattgaagcgtttgtcattggatatgggAGGGATATcgcactcccaactgtaaaacacaccaatcataaggcgattaaaactgagcaaaaaactgttgcttGATTactttgtaaatgtcggccaaatCATCGGGAATTTCACTCTCTTCTATTACACCAGGGTTCAAAAATTGTGGATAAAGATTGATTCTTGCAATTAGGTAGTTCGCAAGTTTTTgggcaaaaactcaattgtttcgCAGGATTCCCTTACAAACTCAAAAATGGACCAAATTGggtcaaaaatctttatatcGTTTTGGTCATTAACTTCGGTTTTTGAAGTTtgagttatgtttttatttaaccaATTTATGATCTTtgagacacaaaaataa encodes:
- the Mitf gene encoding transcription factor EC isoform X3, giving the protein MPVYNIITRRCKAEDLIDDLLSLESSSLASDSFKTSDNSLPGNDINIKNEPFVLSDAELHALAKDRQKKDNHNMIERRRRFNINDRIKELGTLLPKNNDPYYEIVRDVRPNKGTILKSSVEYIKCLKNEVQRLKQSEIRQKQIEHINRRLQLRVQELERQMKSHGLPLSEFNFQGYNSPYNSYQKSQNQPPPTALLPPIMLSDPNKKGADVAFQMPDVINDAALSMSTMEELMDDDEPVNGDPMLSSPNDLSGEQLLTSPALCEPRLPTPTPTSHIEHVDGDTLDIDMIA